The window GAATTAATTCTTTTCTCAATCTTTTCGCTTTCCAAACAGAAGAGATGGCTCTTTTATATATTTCCTTCTTTTGAGAAATAGTTAATTGAGTAAATTCTAATAAAGCAAAATAATAGGCGTAAAAACGATCATGAATTTGCTGTAATTTATTTTTGGATAATGAATTATCATTTTTGCCGGCATATACAGCAGAGCAACTTAGGGTAAGCATCTTCTTTGCGTTATAGGCAAGCCTAAGCGGTAATGATTCATCTTGAATAAAAATCTTATCATTAGCTCCACCTGATTTCAAATATAACTCTTTAGTTGTTAAATAGCTCATCCTAACGTATCGCCCATCAAGCACGGTATCTAGAGGAGTAGAGCTTACTTGATAATCTGTATTATCTGTTAATTGTATGTTCAAGAGATCTTTTTGTTCCTGATTAGTTATTTTATAACCACCGAATACAAAATCGGCATGTTCCTTTTTTATTGCATCTAGCATAATTTTAAGAGAATTTTTTACTAAAATATCATCTGCATCTATTAAAAAAAAGTATTTTCCAGAAGCTACTGCACATCCTTGATTAAGGCAACAAGCTGGTCCTTTATTTTGTTTATTAGCTAAAATAGTAAGTTTTTGGTAACTGTTAAAGCTTTGTTTTATAACTTTAATCGAATCATCATATGAAGCATCATCAACAAATATATACTCACAGCTTAAATTTTCTGTTTGTCGTAAGATCGAATGAATGGTAATAGGCAAATATTTCGCTTTATTGAAAACCGTAATAATAAAACTTACTTCTATTATCATTCCTAACCTTTTAAATCTTTAGAATGTCCCTTATTAAAGTAGTTATAGAAATATTAGAATATTCTGGAACATCTGATCATATTTTCAAATTAGAGAAAAGCTTTTTATTGTCAAGGCATTTTTATGTAATTTACTTCACTATTGGTAACATCTAGCCACTCAGATAATTATATCGTATTTAAAATACCGGATACTTCGTGAAGTCACAATGAACAGACTCAAATAGGTAAAGAGGTAATTTAATGAAGCCTCTCCTTAGATCACAAGTTGGATAGCAATTAAGCTGTATTCTCAGTTAATCAAAAGTATCATGTTATCGCAAGCTGACAACATGTAGTTAGTCGGTAATAATCAAATATTTGATTAAAATAAATGATTGACCTTCTAAAGCTATTTAAATAACCCTTTTAATTGCTTTTTAACCTGAGATTCTAATTCTTTGGCTGGATTTTTTTGCTCTGATGGGGTAGATTCTGGGTGAGGATCTACCGGTTGTTTTGAGGAGTTTTCATCATTTCCTGTACCGCCGCCAATAATACCTTTTAGTATATCTTCAGGTTTTTTGTTTTTTCTTATGTTATCTATTACATTAGTTAAGACATTTTTTATTAAATGCTCTTGTAAAGCCTTTGTATCTAATTTGTGTTGCGGGTTATCCAAGAAGCCGTAAATATGAGCTTTTAAAGGTGGCATTGATTTCATATCAATATTTATGGTGCTGTTTACATCTATCGTATATTTTGGAAGATTAATATTTCCGGTGGCTGCCATATTTGCAGAAGGTACGTCTAAATTACATTTAGTAATGTTAGCAATTCCATCTTTTATATTAGTATCAATTGCTAGTTGGTTAAAAGAGGTTTCTCCACCGGAGAATGAAGAATCAAGGCTTGTTAAAAAACTATCAAGATTTTTTATATTTTTTAAGCTATTGAGTATTTTCTGTAAATCAAAGCCACTAACACGACCATTAACAGCTGTTAATTGAGCATTACCAAACAAATTGCTTATATATTGGTACTCAGTTTGACCACTGGTTCTTAAATCGGCATCAAAATTGACTGTGCCTTCAGTAACCTTAATTTTTCTACCATGAGGAATCATGTTTTTTAAGTGTGCTCCTTTTAAACTTGCTTTAAAACTTGCCGTTTGGGATTGCTCAGACGTAACCTGGCCTGATGCTTCTAAATGGCCGCCATATAAGTTTCCGCTTAAAGATTTTAAATATAAAATTCCGTCAGTTAACTTTATAACTGCTTTTATACTATCCAACACTAGTTCTCCTTTAATAACTTTCTGAGTTGTTATTGCAGCATCACCATCTATTTTTTTTAAAAATGATAAATCTATTTTACTCCTTGACCAACGAGACGTACTAGATGGCTCTTCCGTGTTGCCCTTTAGGTTACTAGTAATAGGCGAAGGATTACTGCTTGTTATACCACCTAAATTCAAGGTAGACATTTTTAAATTTAATAAGATTTTTGGTTTAGCATTGGATAAATTTAGACTTAGCAGACCGTTAATATTAAGAGGAGTATTATTTAACGAAAAAGTAGATTTATCTACAGATATTTCAACAAGTTTTTTCAAATCTCCTTCAATTTTTGCAGAGAGAGAATAACTTCCAAGCTCTGAGTTGGGAGTAGATTTTTGTAATTGTCCAAGAGTTTGTCCTAAATTATTCCCCGAACTAATTAAAGTTAAAGAGGGTTTTATATCATCCCCTAAAATAATATCGCCTTTAATAATATTAGTAGTTTTTGCCGCTATTACTGTATTATCAGTTTTAAATGTATCTTTTATTTTGGCAGTTTCCCCTTTGATCTGTAGATCATCAATATTAACAGGCAGATCTATAGCAAATAAGCCAGTAAACACCTTTAGATAATTAGTGTTTAAATCATAAGCAACACTTAAGTCTTTCTCCCAGTTCTTTAGTGTGAAACTCCCACTTAAGCTAGCTTTATCCATAGTTAAATTTATCTCCTTTAAAAGGAGCTCGTGATCTAAATAGGTTAAATTTGTTGAAAAAGAAAAAGATTGGTTGATTATAGAAGCCGGTAAATCTTTAGTGCTAATTTTTAACGCGCTAATTATAGGTTCAAGTGCAGTGGCTTTTATGTATATTTTTTCGTGTAAGCCTTTATCAGCTCTAGCAACAGGGGTAAGAATAATATCTGCATTGCCCGGGTTTAATTTAAGCGTTAAATCAGCTTCGTTTTTTTTAATATTGTAATTAGACCTACCTTTAGCAGTTAATTCTCCAAAATTAATATCAATATCAGTAACTTTTACTAAGTTTTTATCGGCATTAATATTTAAAGTAAGTTTGTGTTTTATGTTATCATCAATATTAAGGGTAGGTATAAAATTTCTAAGATTTTTAGCATCTCCCTTTAGCTCCAATTTACCGATAAAAATTACAGTTTTAGGATCAAAATTACCTGATAAATTAATTTCTTCTTTTAAGATATTTACACTTGCCTTTAAAGTTAGAGTTTCTTTATCCTCTTTGATGTCACCTTTGAGAATATAATCTTTGTTGGTAGAAGAAAATTCGCAGGTTAAATTATTAGGCCCACGGAAGTTTTTGATTTGTAAATTATCAATTTCAAAAACTTTTAAATCGGAACCTACGCTACTTATTTCAATATAATTTATTTTAGCCTCTAGAATTTTAAGAGAGTTTATATATAGCTCGCTTTTGCCCTGACTTTTTGAGGATTCTCCAATAGAACTTTTTTCAGGAGATACTGGTGTTGAAAAGTCCCAAGAAGCTGAGCCATTTGCCATATACTCAAGGTTAATAACAGGATTATTAACTTCTATTTCGGAAATTACTATATTTCCAGTAAGCAAAGAAAATAAAGATACAGAAGCTGTTACTTCTTTAGCTTGAAATAGGGAAGGGTAGTGTGCCCCAGGTATTGATGAAAGTTTAATATCTTTAAGATTAATTTTTGGATTTGGTAATAAGGATAAGCTTATTGGCCCGTTTATTTCTAATTGCCTTCCTATTGCTTCTTTAACTTTTTGAGAAGCTATTACCTTGTATTTATCTAAGGGGACAAAAAATGGAATTAGGAGCAATAAAATGAGACCACAAACAAGCAGTAAAACTGAGTATTTTAAAAATTTCTTCACTGGAATATCCTTAATCTATTATTAGCAGTTCAATGATTGTATATAACTTTATTTTAACAAGCAAGAAAGTTAAGCTTTTATGGCTATTTAGTTGGGATAAGAATTTTTTATAATGCAAGCAAAGTAATTGACGTCAATATCATCCGATAAATACCAGCTATTCGTTATAATATCGAATTTTAAACCGGTAAGGTTTTTTAGGTGAAAATTATTTACTTCAAGAATTTTGTACAATTCTGAAGGTTTTAAAAACTTAGAGTAATCGTGAGTATTAGTAGGGACCCATTTTAATATATATTCGGCGGCAATTATTGCATGGGCATAGGATTTTATAGTACGGTTAATAGTTGATAGGATAAGTATTCCAGTTGGCTTTAATAATTTTAGTAAATTTTGGATAAATGCACTTTGATTTGATACATGTTCTAAAACTTCTAAACATAGCACAACATCATATAACTGATCGGGGTAATTACTAATATATTCCTCAACAGTAGTGTTTATTGGGTTTATAGAGAGGTTATTATTTTTTGTGTATTCTGATAACGCTTTTATATTGTAAGAATTTGCATCAATAGCTGTAACTTTCGCTCCTAACTGGCAAATAGGAACACTTATTAATCCACCGCCGCAACCAACGTCTATAATATTAAGATTTTTTAAAGGTTGTAAATCATCCTCCTTATTTTGGATACTATTAAAATGTTCTGCAATTTTATCATTAATATATTGAATTCTAATAGGATTTATTTGATGTAAGATCTTAAATTCTCCGGATTTATCCCACCATTCCTCCGATGTCTTATTAAATTTGTTTACTTCGTTTTGATCTACTGACGATTCTTTATTCATATAATTTTCAAAGTACAAGAAAGAAGTTTAATTAATAAATTATGCTTCAAAAGGTTACTGCAAAGTGATAGAATGTTCAACGATTTAAATAACCGATATCTATAAGCAGTATTTATGGCTTTAATTGTCCAAAAATTTGGTGGTACCTCAGTTGCTGATACCATAAGGATTCAAACAATAGCAAAAATCATTTTAAGGGAATATGAAGCTGGCCATAAACTGGTAATAGTTGTTTCTGCTATGGCCGGGGTCACTAACTCTTTAATTGCTAAGTGCAGTGAAGTATCGCAATTAAATTCATATGAACAGATGCAGGAGTACGATGCTGTCGTAGGTAGCGGTGAAATTTTAACTTCCGGGCTAGTTGCTCTTGAATTACAAAGGATAGGGTTAAAAGCGCGATCTCTCCAAGGATGGCAAATACCTATTTTAACGGATAATGTTTTTGCCAATGCTCAGGTAAACTCTATAAATTCTGACTTTATCCATGATTTACTATCAGAAGGTATTATTCCAGTTATTACAGGTTTTCAGGGAGTTACTAGCAAAAAACAGCTTACGACTCTTGGTAAAGGAGGTTCTGATACAACAGCAGCTCTTGTGGCAGCGGCAATTGGAGCAGATAGGGCAGATATTTATACAGATGTAACAGGGGTGTTTAGCGCTGATCCAAGAGTGGTTCATGATGCTATTAAAATTGATTATATAACATGCGAGCAAATGCTCACCTTAAGCAGTTATGGCGCAAAAGTTTTGCATCCAAGGGCAGCTCTTGCCGCTGCGAGGTACAAATTTGATATGAAAATTTTATCATCTTTTGATGATAATCCGGGAACATTAATAAGCTCAAAAAATTTTGATATGGAATCTAAAATGGAAAAAAGGTTAATTACTGCAATAACTTCAAATAAAAATATTATACAGATTGATATTACCTGCGCTCCAGATAGTTTTTCTGAAGTAATCAACAAATTTACTGAAGAAGGCTTAATTGTAGATAAAATAGAAATTTACGCTCATAACAAAATTAATTTGATAGCAAGCCTAGCTGACA of the Candidatus Megaera polyxenophila genome contains:
- a CDS encoding glycosyl transferase family 2, with product MIIEVSFIITVFNKAKYLPITIHSILRQTENLSCEYIFVDDASYDDSIKVIKQSFNSYQKLTILANKQNKGPACCLNQGCAVASGKYFFLIDADDILVKNSLKIMLDAIKKEHADFVFGGYKITNQEQKDLLNIQLTDNTDYQVSSTPLDTVLDGRYVRMSYLTTKELYLKSGGANDKIFIQDESLPLRLAYNAKKMLTLSCSAVYAGKNDNSLSKNKLQQIHDRFYAYYFALLEFTQLTISQKKEIYKRAISSVWKAKRLRKELIHRLFFIIYLKTKLIPINPNIKELSKYKYFIDNLKHVRKPL
- a CDS encoding membrane protein translates to MKKFLKYSVLLLVCGLILLLLIPFFVPLDKYKVIASQKVKEAIGRQLEINGPISLSLLPNPKINLKDIKLSSIPGAHYPSLFQAKEVTASVSLFSLLTGNIVISEIEVNNPVINLEYMANGSASWDFSTPVSPEKSSIGESSKSQGKSELYINSLKILEAKINYIEISSVGSDLKVFEIDNLQIKNFRGPNNLTCEFSSTNKDYILKGDIKEDKETLTLKASVNILKEEINLSGNFDPKTVIFIGKLELKGDAKNLRNFIPTLNIDDNIKHKLTLNINADKNLVKVTDIDINFGELTAKGRSNYNIKKNEADLTLKLNPGNADIILTPVARADKGLHEKIYIKATALEPIISALKISTKDLPASIINQSFSFSTNLTYLDHELLLKEINLTMDKASLSGSFTLKNWEKDLSVAYDLNTNYLKVFTGLFAIDLPVNIDDLQIKGETAKIKDTFKTDNTVIAAKTTNIIKGDIILGDDIKPSLTLISSGNNLGQTLGQLQKSTPNSELGSYSLSAKIEGDLKKLVEISVDKSTFSLNNTPLNINGLLSLNLSNAKPKILLNLKMSTLNLGGITSSNPSPITSNLKGNTEEPSSTSRWSRSKIDLSFLKKIDGDAAITTQKVIKGELVLDSIKAVIKLTDGILYLKSLSGNLYGGHLEASGQVTSEQSQTASFKASLKGAHLKNMIPHGRKIKVTEGTVNFDADLRTSGQTEYQYISNLFGNAQLTAVNGRVSGFDLQKILNSLKNIKNLDSFLTSLDSSFSGGETSFNQLAIDTNIKDGIANITKCNLDVPSANMAATGNINLPKYTIDVNSTINIDMKSMPPLKAHIYGFLDNPQHKLDTKALQEHLIKNVLTNVIDNIRKNKKPEDILKGIIGGGTGNDENSSKQPVDPHPESTPSEQKNPAKELESQVKKQLKGLFK
- a CDS encoding ubiquinone biosynthesis O-methyltransferase, coding for MNKESSVDQNEVNKFNKTSEEWWDKSGEFKILHQINPIRIQYINDKIAEHFNSIQNKEDDLQPLKNLNIIDVGCGGGLISVPICQLGAKVTAIDANSYNIKALSEYTKNNNLSINPINTTVEEYISNYPDQLYDVVLCLEVLEHVSNQSAFIQNLLKLLKPTGILILSTINRTIKSYAHAIIAAEYILKWVPTNTHDYSKFLKPSELYKILEVNNFHLKNLTGLKFDIITNSWYLSDDIDVNYFACIIKNSYPN
- a CDS encoding aspartate kinase; translated protein: MALIVQKFGGTSVADTIRIQTIAKIILREYEAGHKLVIVVSAMAGVTNSLIAKCSEVSQLNSYEQMQEYDAVVGSGEILTSGLVALELQRIGLKARSLQGWQIPILTDNVFANAQVNSINSDFIHDLLSEGIIPVITGFQGVTSKKQLTTLGKGGSDTTAALVAAAIGADRADIYTDVTGVFSADPRVVHDAIKIDYITCEQMLTLSSYGAKVLHPRAALAAARYKFDMKILSSFDDNPGTLISSKNFDMESKMEKRLITAITSNKNIIQIDITCAPDSFSEVINKFTEEGLIVDKIEIYAHNKINLIASLADKNKFQATLDNLKSLSNILIYDIKSNISTVTAVGYGIKNYSGICFDMITLLSNQQIKVKGIDLTETRFTVVLEDQDTEKAIKLLHKHFRLNNKKDG